The sequence below is a genomic window from Candidatus Eremiobacteraceae bacterium.
GATCCTCTTCACGGTGATCGGCACACCGCTTTTGCGGCGGTATCGGACCAATCCGCGGTTGCAAGGTTTCGTCATGGGCATCACCGTGGCCGTGGTCGGCGTTCTCATCGGTACATCGTATCTCGTCGGCCAATCGGTCGTAGTCGACTGGCTCACCGCGTTGCTTGCCATTGCAGCGCTCGCGGTTTGCTTGTTCGTCAAGCGAGTGCCGGATCAGCTCACGGTGGCGGCGGGCGGCATCATCGGATTGCTCGCATATCCGATGATGCACGTGGTCAAGTGAAGACCAGCGCGTGATATCGAAATCCAGCATCCTTCGGAGGGCGCTATGACGATCGAGCGACAGACGTTGTACCGCGATCTCATCGAATGGATTGTCGTTGCCGTCGCGATAGCCGGCGCTTGGCCGACCATAGCGTTCACAGCCGTCACGAGGCAGATTCCTCTCGCGCCGATTGTCACAGCCGTATTGCTGGCGATCCTCTATTGGCGTCTGGCAAGCGGTCTAGTGTGGGTATATTTCGGCTATCAATCGAGAATCGCCAAACTCAAAACGATACGTGCCGCTGCGCTTCGTCAGTCGCAAGCATCCACCTCAGATGCATCGGAGTAGCAATCAGGCGCACTCTGCGAGGGGAGCACCGGCCGGGCGAGAGGAAATGACCGAGTCCAATCGGAGGAGCTAATTGCAAGCAGTCATTCTTGTCGGCGGTGAAGGAACGAGGTTACGCCCGCTCACCCTCGCGTTGCCAAAACCCATGGCGCCGCTGCTGGGCAGGCCATTCATCGGCTGGATCATCGCGCGCCTCGCGGCCGAAGGGGTCGACGACATCATCCTTTCGTGCTGCTACCTTCCGGATGCCATCGAAGCGCACTACGGCGACGGCCGAAGCATGGGCGTCAGACTGCACTATGTCGTCGAGAACGAGCCCCTCGGGACTGCCGGAGCCATCAAGAATGCGCGCGAGCTCATCCACGGCCCCGTCTATATCTGCAACGGCGACATAATCACGGGCCTCGACCTCACAGCGCTGCGCGGAGCGCACGTGCAAAACAACGCCATCGCCACCATTCACACGCGCGAAGTCGAAGATCCGAGCCACTTCGGCGTCGTCGAAACGGCCGCGAACGGACGCGTCAAGCGCTTCGTCGAGAAGCCCGAGCCCGGACAGACCGACGCACGCGACATCAACGCGGGCACTTACATACTCGAACTCGACGCCGTCGACGCCATACCGGGCGGTCGAGCGGTCTCCATCGAGCGCGAAGTTTTCCCCGAGCTTATCACCCGCACCGGTCGTGTGTTCGCGGTGTCCACACAAGACTATTGGATCGATGTTGGCCGGCCGTCCACGTACATCCAATCCCACCGCGACATTCTGGATCGCAAGCTCGAACATCCGCTTGGCGTGGAAGTCGCGAATGACGTCTGGTCGGCGGACGGCGCGCCGTTACCGCACGGAGTCAAGGTGAGCGGTCCGGCCTACATCGGTCCGGGCGTCACTTTAGGAGCAGGTTCGACCATCGAACCGTATAGCGTGCTCTACGCCGGGTGCCGCGTGGGCGACGGCGCCACGATTGGGGCCGCCATTTTGTGGCCCGGTTGCGTAGTTGGGGCCGGCGCCATCGTCCGCGACGCAATACTCGGTCTCGACGTCGTGGTCGAGCCGGGCGCCACCGTGCCGCCGGAGTCGGTGCTTGGTCAGGGCGAGCGCGTGCCCGGCGCTGGGGTTGCGCGCTAGCGCACCGTGGACGCCCTCACCTCGCTCAACGACGACCAACGCGCGGCCGCACTTCAGACAGAAGGTCCCGTGCTCATCTTCGCCGGCGCGGGCAGCGGCAAGACGCGCGTCCTCACCCATCGCATCGCGCACATCCTCGAGGCCGGACTCGCGCCCGCGCATCGCATTCTCGCAGTGACCTTCACCAACAAGGCTGCCGGCGAATTGAAACGACGGCTGGCCGATCTCGTGGGCCCGGCGTCGGCGGGACTTTGGGTGGGAACCTTTCACTCGATCGGCGTTCGCATGTTGCGGCGCGACGGCGCAGCGGTAGGTGTCGCGCCGAACTTCGTCATCTACGACGACGCCGACCAGCGCACGCTTGTCAAAGAGATCCTGCGCGACCTCAACCTCGACGAGAAGCATTTCGCGCCGGGTGCCATGCTCCACAAGATAAGTCGCGCGAAGGAGCGTTGCATCACCCCGGAGGCGTACGCGAGCAGCTCCGAAGGCGAGCTCTCGCCCACGATCGCGTCGATCTACTTCGAATATCAACGCCGGCTTGGCCAAGCATCCGCTCTCGATTTCGACGACCTCATCATGCACGCGCTTTCGCTCGCCGAACGCCCCGACGAGATCGGCAACGCGTGGCGCGAACGTTTTTTGTACGTCTTAGTCGACGAGTACCAGGATGTCAATGAAGCGCAGTATCGCATGGTGCGGGCGCTTTCGAGGGGCTCGGGCAACATCTGCGTAGTGGGCGACGACGATCAGAGCATCTACGGTTTCCGCGGCGCGGACCACCGCATCATCCTTCGATTCGAGCGCGATTTCCCGGGAGCCGCCACATTCCGGCTCGAGCGGAACTACCGTTCGAGCGCCGCGGTGCTCTCGGCCGCGAACGCGCTCGTGTCGCGAAACACGCAGCGTCACCGGAAAAAACTGTGGACCGAACGCGAGGACGGCACACCCGTCACGGTTTACGCCGGCAACACCGATCGCGATGAAGCGCGTTATGTGGTAGATTCTATCCGCCAATCTATGCACGACTTTGGTCTTGGCCCCAACGACTTCGTCGTGCTGTATCGCACGAATGCCCAGTCACGCTCGTTTGAAGAAGCGTTGCTTGTCGAAGGCATTCCGTATCGCATCGTTGGCGGCGTCGGCTTTTACGCGCGCGCCGAAGTCAAAGATGCGCTCGGCTACTTGCGCTATATCGCCAATCGCAACGACGGCGTCAGTCTGCGGCGCATCATCAACGCACCCAAGCGCGGCATCGGCACGGCCACACTTAACTCTATTGCCGACGAGGGCGCGCGCCGCGGGCTCAATTTTGCGCAAGCACTCGCCCAGGACGAACTCGTCGCACAGGTCGCGCCAAAAAAGGTCAAAGATATCCGAGCGTTCATGCGCGACATCGAACGCTTCACGGCGCTTTCCGCGCTCGAAGGTCCGGCCAAGCTGATCGTAAGCGTGCTCGAAGAAACAGGTTACCTGCGCGACTTGCGCTCGGAGGATACGGTTGAAGCGAGGTCGCGGCTGGAAAATCTGCAAGAGCTCGTGGGCGTGGCGCGCGATTTCGAGGAGCGTGAGGGACCCGACCTCGACCAGTTTCTCGCCACCATCTCGCTGGTCTCCGACCTCGACCGGCTCGACGACAGCGAACGCTACGTCACGTTGATGACACTGCACATGGCCAAGGGGCTCGAGTTCCCAGTCGTGTTCCTATGCGGCATGGAAGAAGGGATTTTCCCCCACAATCGGGCGCTGCTCGATCCGGCCGACATCGAGGAAGAGCGCCGCCTTTGCTATGTCGGGATGACGCGCGCCATCGATCGCCTCACCCTCACCTACGCAAAACGCCGCCTCACCTTTGGAAGCGCGTATATGCATCCGCCTTCGAGATTCTTAGGCGAAATGACCGGCTTAGAATACCTCAACGCCCAGCCGGTGGCGTCGCTCGGGTTTGGCGGCAGTTGGGACGATGTTGCGTTGCCGGAGCCTTCGCTGCGCGACGATATCGAACTCCAAGCGGGCGACCACGTCGTCCACAAGAAATTCGGAACCGGCGTGGTGTTGGACGTCAAAGGCGCCGGCGGCGACGCGTTCGTGACCGTGAACTTCGATGAGGTCGGGCGGAAAAGCATCATGCTCAACTACGCCAAGTTGGAAAAGGTCGGATAGGATCGCCGCTTCGCCGACCGCGGCAAAGGTCCGTCGTTCCGGCGGTGGAACCTAACGCCGGGAATATGAATACTCCGATTCGCGTGGCGGTCGCCGGGGCACACGGCAAGATGGGCGCGTTCACGATTTCAGCACTGCGCGCTGCAGGGGGCATGGAATATGTCGGAGGACTTGTGCGCGGCGGCCCGGCCGACGCAAGCGAATACGCCGACCTATCCT
It includes:
- a CDS encoding NDP-sugar synthase, yielding MQAVILVGGEGTRLRPLTLALPKPMAPLLGRPFIGWIIARLAAEGVDDIILSCCYLPDAIEAHYGDGRSMGVRLHYVVENEPLGTAGAIKNARELIHGPVYICNGDIITGLDLTALRGAHVQNNAIATIHTREVEDPSHFGVVETAANGRVKRFVEKPEPGQTDARDINAGTYILELDAVDAIPGGRAVSIEREVFPELITRTGRVFAVSTQDYWIDVGRPSTYIQSHRDILDRKLEHPLGVEVANDVWSADGAPLPHGVKVSGPAYIGPGVTLGAGSTIEPYSVLYAGCRVGDGATIGAAILWPGCVVGAGAIVRDAILGLDVVVEPGATVPPESVLGQGERVPGAGVAR
- a CDS encoding UvrD-helicase domain-containing protein; this encodes MDALTSLNDDQRAAALQTEGPVLIFAGAGSGKTRVLTHRIAHILEAGLAPAHRILAVTFTNKAAGELKRRLADLVGPASAGLWVGTFHSIGVRMLRRDGAAVGVAPNFVIYDDADQRTLVKEILRDLNLDEKHFAPGAMLHKISRAKERCITPEAYASSSEGELSPTIASIYFEYQRRLGQASALDFDDLIMHALSLAERPDEIGNAWRERFLYVLVDEYQDVNEAQYRMVRALSRGSGNICVVGDDDQSIYGFRGADHRIILRFERDFPGAATFRLERNYRSSAAVLSAANALVSRNTQRHRKKLWTEREDGTPVTVYAGNTDRDEARYVVDSIRQSMHDFGLGPNDFVVLYRTNAQSRSFEEALLVEGIPYRIVGGVGFYARAEVKDALGYLRYIANRNDGVSLRRIINAPKRGIGTATLNSIADEGARRGLNFAQALAQDELVAQVAPKKVKDIRAFMRDIERFTALSALEGPAKLIVSVLEETGYLRDLRSEDTVEARSRLENLQELVGVARDFEEREGPDLDQFLATISLVSDLDRLDDSERYVTLMTLHMAKGLEFPVVFLCGMEEGIFPHNRALLDPADIEEERRLCYVGMTRAIDRLTLTYAKRRLTFGSAYMHPPSRFLGEMTGLEYLNAQPVASLGFGGSWDDVALPEPSLRDDIELQAGDHVVHKKFGTGVVLDVKGAGGDAFVTVNFDEVGRKSIMLNYAKLEKVG